A section of the Delphinus delphis chromosome 1, mDelDel1.2, whole genome shotgun sequence genome encodes:
- the BTG2 gene encoding protein BTG2, translating to MSQASWTGKRTDMLPEIAAAVGFLSSLLRTRGCVNEQRLQVFSGALQEALTEHYKHHWFPEKPSKGSGYRCIRINHKMDPIISKVASQIGLSQPQLHRLLPSELTLWVDPYEVSYRIGEDGSICVLYEEAPVATSYGLLTCKNQMMLGRSSPSKNYIMAVSS from the exons ATGAGCCAGGCCAGCTGGACCGGGAAGAGAACAGACATGCTCCCGGAGATCGCCGCCGCTGTGGGTTTCCTCTCCAGCCTTCTGAGGACCCGGGGCTGCGTGAACGAGCAGCGACTTCAGGTTTTCAGCGGGGCTCTCCAGGAAGCCCTGACGG AGCACTACAAACACCACTGGTTTCCTGAAAAACCATCCAAGGGCTCTGGCTACCGCTGCATCCGAATCAACCACAAAATGGACCCCATCATCAGTAAAGTGGCTAGCCAGATTGGGCTCAGCCAGCCTCAGCTGCACCGGCTGCTGCCCAGTGAGCTGACCCTGTGGGTGGACCCCTACGAGGTGTCCTACCGCATTGGGGAGGATGGCTCCATCTGCGTCCTGTACGAGGAGGCCCCGGTGGCCACCTCCTACGGGCTCCTCACCTGCAAGAACCAAATGATGCTGGGCAGGAGCAGCCCCTCAAAGAACTACATCATGGCAGTCTCCAGTTAG